A window from Actinomycetospora corticicola encodes these proteins:
- a CDS encoding GNAT family N-acetyltransferase — MTIRDAGVDDAAACATIYAPYVRDTVISFEEHPPSPGTMAERMAAAHEWLVGEDAGRVVGYAYAGSFNDRHAYRYTCGVSVYLETGRRRTGAGRSLYEELFGRLRDRGYVRAAAGITLPNEASIGLHAALGFAPVGTFPRVGWKFDAWHDVAWMQRDL, encoded by the coding sequence CTGACCATCCGAGACGCAGGAGTGGACGACGCCGCGGCGTGCGCCACGATCTACGCCCCGTACGTCCGGGACACCGTCATCAGCTTCGAGGAGCACCCGCCGTCGCCCGGGACCATGGCCGAGCGCATGGCGGCCGCGCACGAGTGGTTGGTGGGCGAGGACGCCGGCCGGGTCGTGGGGTACGCCTACGCCGGGTCGTTCAACGACCGGCACGCCTACCGCTACACGTGCGGTGTCAGCGTCTACCTCGAGACGGGTCGCCGACGGACCGGTGCCGGCCGCTCGCTGTACGAGGAGCTGTTCGGGAGGCTCCGGGACCGTGGCTACGTCCGGGCCGCGGCCGGCATCACGCTGCCGAACGAGGCGAGCATCGGCCTCCACGCCGCGCTCGGGTTCGCGCCCGTGGGCACGTTCCCGCGCGTGGGGTGGAAGTTCGACGCGTGGCACGACGTCGCGTGGATGCAGCGCGACCTCTGA
- a CDS encoding Mrp/NBP35 family ATP-binding protein, with amino-acid sequence MAAPSVEAIRTALGGVEDPEIHRPITELGMVKDIRVLDHGKVEVAVYLTVAGCPMKDTITNRVTTAVSGVSGVSAVAVELDVMNDEQRRELRKTVKGDADEPVIPFAQPGSMTRVYAVASGKGGVGKSSVTVNLAAAMADKGLKVGVVDADIYGHSVPRMLGTTDLPTKVDEMILPPQAHGVKVISIGMFTPGNTPVVWRGPMLHRALQQFLADVFWGDLDVLLLDLPPGTGDIAISVAQLIPNAELLVVTTPQQAAAEVAERAGAISLQTRQRLVGVVENMSWMDMPDGSRMDLFGSGGGQTVADSLTKSIGSEVPLLGQIPIDTRLREGGDAGVPLVLSAPQSAAGEALRKVADRLTVRARGLAGMSLNISPAGR; translated from the coding sequence ATGGCTGCACCGTCCGTCGAGGCGATCCGCACCGCACTGGGCGGTGTCGAGGACCCCGAGATCCACCGTCCGATCACCGAGCTGGGCATGGTCAAGGACATCCGTGTCCTCGACCACGGCAAGGTCGAGGTCGCGGTCTACCTCACGGTCGCCGGCTGCCCGATGAAGGACACGATCACCAACCGCGTCACCACCGCGGTCTCGGGGGTCTCGGGCGTCAGCGCCGTCGCCGTCGAGCTCGACGTCATGAACGACGAGCAGCGTCGCGAGCTGCGCAAGACCGTCAAGGGCGACGCCGACGAGCCGGTCATCCCCTTCGCCCAGCCCGGGTCGATGACCCGCGTGTACGCCGTGGCGTCGGGCAAGGGCGGGGTCGGCAAGTCCTCGGTGACCGTCAACCTCGCAGCTGCGATGGCCGACAAGGGCCTGAAGGTCGGGGTCGTCGACGCCGACATCTACGGCCACTCCGTGCCCCGGATGCTGGGCACCACCGACCTGCCGACCAAGGTCGACGAGATGATCCTGCCGCCCCAGGCCCACGGGGTGAAGGTCATCTCCATCGGCATGTTCACCCCCGGCAACACCCCCGTGGTGTGGCGTGGCCCGATGCTGCACCGCGCGCTGCAGCAGTTCCTCGCCGACGTCTTCTGGGGCGACCTCGACGTCCTGCTCCTCGACCTCCCGCCCGGCACCGGCGACATCGCCATCTCGGTGGCGCAGCTGATCCCGAACGCCGAGCTGCTCGTGGTCACCACGCCGCAGCAGGCGGCCGCCGAGGTCGCCGAGCGCGCCGGCGCGATCTCCCTGCAGACCCGGCAGCGTCTGGTCGGCGTCGTGGAGAACATGAGCTGGATGGACATGCCCGACGGGTCGCGGATGGACCTGTTCGGCTCCGGCGGCGGGCAGACCGTGGCCGACTCGCTGACCAAGTCGATCGGTTCCGAGGTCCCGCTCCTCGGCCAGATCCCGATCGACACCCGCCTGCGCGAGGGCGGCGACGCCGGGGTGCCGCTGGTGCTCTCCGCGCCGCAGTCCGCCGCGGGCGAAGCGCTGCGCAAGGTCGCCGACCGGCTCACCGTGCGTGCGCGGGGCCTCGCCGGGATGTCGCTGAACATCTCGCCCGCCGGCCGCTAG
- a CDS encoding magnesium transporter MgtE N-terminal domain-containing protein — protein MTRVFVARMVGLPVLGPDGEHIGRVRDAVSAVSVGPRPPRVLGLVVGVGSRRRIFVPMLRITAIDAGAVTLTTGQVNLRPFAQRPNEVLVVGEMLDAGVRIVDKQTDATVADVLMEHARSRDWLITRLAVTERLGVLGRRGPVQVLPWAAISGLSLAEEGQGTEQLLATFEDMRPADVARALLDLPTRRRFDVADGLDDARLADVLEELPNDEQRDLLRHLASERAADVLEAMDPDDAADLLADLPDPESEQLLGLMEPEDSQSVRRLLTYSADTAGGMMTPEPIVLAPDATVAEALARVRNPDITPALASMVFVCRPPSATPTGRYLGCVHAQRLLREAPFELVAGVLDAELTRLDPDASLTEVTRYFATYNLVCGPVIDENDHLLGAVTVDDVLDHLLPEDWRSQDPDPTTTGGLRIPEAALPNPGAAKGAPRA, from the coding sequence ATGACCAGGGTGTTCGTCGCCCGGATGGTCGGTCTGCCCGTTCTCGGTCCCGACGGCGAGCACATCGGTCGCGTGCGCGACGCGGTGTCCGCCGTCTCGGTCGGTCCGCGACCACCCCGGGTGCTCGGTCTGGTCGTGGGGGTGGGGTCCCGACGGCGGATCTTCGTCCCGATGCTGCGCATCACGGCCATCGACGCCGGGGCGGTGACCCTGACGACGGGGCAGGTCAACCTGCGGCCGTTCGCGCAGCGCCCGAACGAGGTGCTCGTCGTCGGGGAGATGCTCGACGCGGGGGTGCGGATCGTCGACAAGCAGACCGACGCCACCGTCGCCGACGTGCTCATGGAGCACGCCCGCAGCCGTGACTGGCTGATCACGCGGCTGGCGGTCACCGAGCGGCTGGGGGTCCTCGGACGACGGGGCCCGGTGCAGGTGCTGCCGTGGGCGGCGATCAGCGGTCTGTCGCTCGCCGAGGAGGGCCAGGGCACCGAGCAGCTGCTGGCCACGTTCGAGGACATGCGCCCGGCCGACGTCGCGCGGGCCCTGCTCGACCTCCCCACCCGGCGGCGCTTCGACGTGGCCGACGGTCTCGACGACGCGCGGCTCGCCGACGTCCTCGAGGAGCTCCCCAACGACGAGCAGCGCGACCTGCTGCGCCACCTCGCCTCGGAGCGCGCCGCCGACGTGCTCGAGGCGATGGACCCCGACGACGCCGCCGACCTGCTCGCCGACCTGCCCGACCCGGAGTCCGAGCAGCTGCTGGGCCTCATGGAGCCCGAGGACTCGCAGTCGGTGCGCCGCCTGCTCACCTACTCCGCCGACACGGCCGGCGGCATGATGACGCCGGAGCCGATCGTGCTGGCCCCGGACGCGACCGTCGCCGAGGCCCTCGCCCGGGTGCGCAACCCCGACATCACCCCGGCCCTCGCGTCGATGGTGTTCGTCTGCCGACCCCCGTCGGCCACCCCCACCGGGCGCTACCTCGGCTGCGTGCACGCCCAGCGACTGCTGCGCGAGGCTCCGTTCGAGCTGGTCGCGGGCGTGCTCGACGCCGAGCTGACCCGGCTGGACCCGGACGCCTCGCTCACCGAGGTCACCCGCTACTTCGCCACGTACAACCTCGTCTGCGGTCCGGTGATCGACGAGAACGACCACCTGCTCGGCGCGGTCACCGTCGACGACGTCCTCGACCACCTCCTGCCGGAGGACTGGCGGTCCCAGGACCCCGACCCCACGACGACGGGCGGGCTCCGCATCCCGGAGGCCGCCCTCCCGAACCCCGGCGCCGCCAAGGGAGCCCCCCGTGCCTGA
- a CDS encoding aldolase/citrate lyase family protein, whose product MSVENRPRRSCLAVPGSSQKFIDKARTLPADQIFLDLEDACAPLAKPGARKTIVSALNEGGWEGKTRVVRVNDWTTEWTYRDVTEVVEGAGANLDAIMLPKVQTAAQVHALDFLLTQIEKTMGYEVGRIGIEAQIENALGLTNVNAIAAASPRMETIVFGPADFMASINMKSLVVGEQPPGYTEGDAYHYIYMQILMAARAYDLQAIDGPYLQIRDVDAFRRVAQRSAALGYDGKWVLHPGQIDAANEVFSPNQDDYDHAENILDAYEYFTSEAGGKKGSAMIGDEMIDEASRKMALVIAGKGRAAGMTRGERWTPPES is encoded by the coding sequence GTGAGTGTCGAGAACCGTCCGCGTCGGTCGTGTCTCGCGGTCCCGGGGTCGAGCCAGAAGTTCATCGACAAGGCCAGGACCCTGCCGGCGGACCAGATCTTCCTCGACCTGGAGGACGCCTGCGCGCCGCTGGCCAAGCCGGGCGCCCGCAAGACGATCGTCTCGGCGCTGAACGAGGGCGGCTGGGAGGGCAAGACCCGGGTCGTCCGCGTGAACGACTGGACCACCGAGTGGACCTACCGCGACGTGACCGAGGTCGTCGAGGGCGCCGGTGCGAACCTCGACGCGATCATGCTGCCGAAGGTGCAGACCGCGGCGCAGGTGCACGCCCTGGACTTCCTGCTCACGCAGATCGAGAAGACCATGGGCTACGAGGTCGGCCGCATCGGCATCGAGGCGCAGATCGAGAACGCCCTGGGCCTGACCAACGTCAACGCGATCGCCGCCGCGTCCCCGCGCATGGAGACCATCGTCTTCGGCCCGGCCGACTTCATGGCGTCGATCAACATGAAGTCGCTGGTGGTCGGCGAGCAGCCCCCGGGCTACACCGAGGGTGACGCCTACCACTACATCTACATGCAGATCCTCATGGCGGCCCGCGCCTACGACCTGCAGGCCATCGACGGTCCCTACCTGCAGATCCGCGACGTCGACGCCTTCCGTCGGGTCGCACAGCGGTCCGCGGCGCTCGGCTACGACGGCAAGTGGGTGCTGCACCCCGGCCAGATCGACGCGGCGAACGAGGTCTTCTCGCCGAACCAGGACGACTACGACCACGCCGAGAACATCCTCGACGCCTACGAGTACTTCACCTCCGAGGCGGGGGGCAAGAAGGGCTCGGCGATGATCGGCGACGAGATGATCGACGAGGCCTCGCGCAAGATGGCGCTGGTCATCGCGGGCAAGGGTCGCGCCGCCGGGATGACCCGTGGGGAGCGCTGGACCCCGCCGGAGAGCTGA
- a CDS encoding acyl-CoA dehydrogenase family protein produces MARLAQTAGLTEVQEEILSTVRDYVDKEIIPKAQELEHADEYPQEIVDGMKEMGLFGLMIPEEYGGLGESLATYALTVEQIARGWMSVSGVINTHFIVAYMLIHHGTEEQKQKYLPKMATGEITGSFSMSEPELGSDVAAIKTRATRDGDDYIVNGAKMWLTNGGSSTLTAVLVKTDEGAEKPYQNLTTLLVEKPRGFGKVAEGLSIPGKIDKMGYKGVDTTEMVFDGYRIPQTQVLGELPGKGFAQMMDGVEVGRVNVAARACGIAIRAFELGIEYAQQRSTFGKPIAQHQAIAFKLAEMATKVEAAHLMMVNAARLKDRGERNDVEAGMAKMLASEYCKEVTEESFRIHGGYGYSKEYEIERLMREAPFLLIGEGTSEIQKTIISRGLLKDYKLR; encoded by the coding sequence ATGGCACGTCTCGCCCAGACCGCCGGCCTCACCGAGGTCCAGGAGGAGATCCTCTCCACCGTCCGCGACTACGTGGACAAGGAGATCATCCCGAAGGCCCAGGAACTCGAGCACGCCGACGAGTACCCGCAGGAGATCGTCGACGGGATGAAGGAGATGGGCCTCTTCGGGCTCATGATCCCGGAGGAGTACGGCGGCCTGGGCGAGTCGCTGGCCACCTACGCGCTGACGGTCGAGCAGATCGCCCGCGGGTGGATGAGTGTCTCGGGTGTCATCAACACCCACTTCATCGTCGCCTACATGCTCATCCACCACGGTACGGAGGAGCAGAAGCAGAAGTACCTGCCGAAGATGGCGACCGGGGAGATCACCGGTTCCTTCTCGATGTCGGAGCCGGAGCTCGGCTCGGACGTCGCGGCCATCAAGACCCGGGCGACCCGCGACGGCGACGACTACATCGTCAACGGCGCGAAGATGTGGCTGACCAACGGCGGGTCCTCGACCCTCACCGCGGTGCTCGTCAAGACCGACGAGGGCGCCGAGAAGCCGTACCAGAACCTGACGACGCTCCTGGTGGAGAAGCCGCGCGGGTTCGGCAAGGTCGCCGAGGGGCTCTCGATCCCCGGCAAGATCGACAAGATGGGCTACAAGGGCGTCGACACCACCGAGATGGTGTTCGACGGCTACCGCATCCCGCAGACCCAGGTGCTCGGAGAGCTGCCGGGCAAGGGCTTCGCGCAGATGATGGACGGCGTCGAGGTCGGTCGCGTGAACGTGGCCGCCCGCGCCTGCGGCATCGCGATCCGCGCCTTCGAGCTCGGCATCGAGTACGCCCAGCAGCGCTCCACCTTCGGCAAGCCGATCGCCCAGCACCAGGCGATCGCGTTCAAGCTCGCCGAGATGGCCACCAAGGTCGAGGCGGCCCACCTCATGATGGTCAACGCGGCCCGCCTGAAGGACCGCGGCGAGCGCAACGACGTCGAGGCCGGCATGGCCAAGATGCTCGCCTCCGAGTACTGCAAGGAGGTCACCGAGGAGTCGTTCCGCATCCACGGCGGCTACGGCTACTCCAAGGAGTACGAGATCGAGCGGCTCATGCGTGAGGCGCCGTTCCTGCTCATCGGTGAGGGCACCTCGGAGATCCAGAAGACGATCATCAGCCGTGGTCTGCTGAAGGACTACAAGCTGCGCTGA
- a CDS encoding general stress protein, producing the protein MSAPFLGNRPGAAPGLPNLPEPPSGWPIGSYAKYEEAQRAVDHLADNDFPVADVTIVGVDLMLVERVIGRLTWGRVLATGAASGAWLGLFVGVILSLFSANGSFGAILLGLGMGIVFGVVSGAITYGASRGRRDFTSASQLVAGRYDVLCQPRNAEKARDMLAKLAIGSEQT; encoded by the coding sequence GTGAGCGCGCCGTTCCTCGGCAACCGTCCCGGGGCCGCCCCCGGGCTGCCGAACCTGCCCGAGCCGCCGTCGGGCTGGCCGATCGGGTCGTACGCGAAGTACGAGGAGGCGCAGCGGGCGGTCGACCACCTCGCCGACAACGACTTCCCGGTCGCCGACGTCACCATCGTGGGCGTCGACCTCATGCTCGTCGAGCGGGTCATCGGCCGGCTGACGTGGGGTCGGGTCCTCGCGACCGGCGCGGCGTCCGGCGCCTGGCTGGGCCTGTTCGTCGGCGTGATCCTGTCGCTGTTCAGCGCCAACGGGTCGTTCGGCGCGATCCTGCTCGGCCTCGGGATGGGCATCGTGTTCGGTGTCGTCTCGGGCGCGATCACCTACGGCGCCTCGCGCGGGCGGCGGGACTTCACCTCGGCGAGCCAGCTCGTGGCCGGCCGGTACGACGTCCTCTGCCAGCCCCGCAACGCCGAGAAGGCCCGCGACATGCTGGCCAAGCTGGCGATCGGTTCCGAGCAGACCTAG
- a CDS encoding MFS transporter, with the protein MTATHQPGSVRSLIPARIDRLPWSPFHTRMVVALGTAWILDGLEITIASNVGDKLTDSSRLGLSATAVGGLATAYLIGQVVGALVFGHISDRLGRRRLFMITLAIYFGGSALTAFTIGSGGAAIAFIYLTRFIAGAGIGGEYAAINSAIDELIPASYRGRVDIAVNGTYWAGAAIAAVVQVPLLSGALSPAIDWRVAFLLGPVLGLSILFLRRNLPESPRWQIMHGRGDEAEASISYIEQEVEAGGKPLPPVDDRKAIEITPTEETGYLALLRVLFRTYPGRSTLGATLMITQSFLYNAIFFTYATVLGTFFGVQDTALYYIPFAIGNFLGPLLLGPLFDSLGRKPMISGTYLLSGSLLVVSAFLFRAGALTATTQTIAWCVIFFFASAGASAAYLTVSEIFPMEVRAKAIAVFFAIAQGFGSIAPLFYGSLIDKNAPDPSKLFLGYIVGAVIMIVGGLVTLALGVKAENQSLEDVATPLSVVRASGAASP; encoded by the coding sequence GTGACGGCGACCCATCAACCGGGGAGCGTCCGCTCCCTCATCCCCGCCCGGATCGACCGGTTGCCCTGGTCGCCGTTCCACACCCGCATGGTGGTCGCGCTCGGGACGGCCTGGATCCTCGACGGCCTCGAGATCACGATCGCGAGCAACGTCGGTGACAAGCTCACGGACTCCTCGCGGCTCGGCCTGTCCGCGACCGCGGTGGGCGGGCTCGCGACGGCGTACCTGATCGGTCAGGTGGTCGGCGCCCTGGTCTTCGGCCACATCTCCGACCGGCTCGGCCGCCGACGGCTGTTCATGATCACGCTGGCGATCTACTTCGGCGGGTCGGCGCTCACCGCGTTCACGATCGGGTCCGGCGGCGCGGCGATCGCCTTCATCTACCTGACCCGGTTCATCGCAGGGGCGGGCATCGGCGGGGAGTACGCGGCGATCAACTCGGCGATCGACGAACTCATCCCGGCGTCCTACCGCGGGCGCGTGGACATCGCGGTCAACGGCACCTACTGGGCGGGCGCCGCGATCGCCGCGGTCGTCCAGGTCCCGCTGCTCTCCGGCGCCCTCTCCCCCGCGATCGACTGGCGCGTCGCGTTCCTGCTGGGCCCGGTCCTCGGCCTCTCGATCCTGTTCCTGCGCCGGAACCTCCCCGAGAGCCCCCGCTGGCAGATCATGCACGGCCGCGGCGACGAGGCCGAGGCCTCGATCTCCTACATCGAGCAGGAGGTCGAGGCGGGCGGGAAGCCGCTGCCCCCGGTCGACGACCGCAAGGCCATCGAGATCACCCCCACCGAGGAGACCGGGTACCTCGCGTTGTTGCGCGTGCTCTTCCGGACCTACCCGGGCCGCTCCACGCTCGGGGCGACGCTGATGATCACGCAGTCGTTCCTCTACAACGCGATCTTCTTCACCTACGCCACGGTGCTCGGCACCTTCTTCGGCGTGCAGGACACGGCGCTCTACTACATCCCGTTCGCGATCGGGAACTTCCTCGGCCCGCTGCTCCTCGGACCGCTGTTCGACTCGCTCGGGCGCAAGCCGATGATCTCGGGCACGTACCTGCTCTCGGGCAGCCTGCTGGTGGTCTCGGCGTTCCTGTTCCGGGCCGGGGCCCTCACCGCGACCACCCAGACGATCGCCTGGTGCGTCATCTTCTTCTTCGCCTCGGCGGGCGCCTCGGCCGCGTACCTCACCGTCAGCGAGATCTTCCCGATGGAGGTGCGGGCGAAGGCCATCGCGGTCTTCTTCGCCATCGCGCAGGGCTTCGGCTCGATCGCCCCGTTGTTCTACGGCTCCCTGATCGACAAGAACGCGCCCGACCCCTCGAAGCTGTTCCTGGGCTACATCGTCGGCGCCGTGATCATGATCGTCGGAGGACTCGTGACCCTCGCCCTCGGGGTGAAGGCGGAGAACCAGTCGCTCGAGGACGTCGCGACCCCGCTGTCGGTGGTCCGCGCCTCGGGGGCGGCGAGCCCCTGA
- a CDS encoding magnesium and cobalt transport protein CorA, producing the protein MPALPSLRTAARVRRPRALDTGVGVPHVPMSAFVVDCAIYVDGRRVEGRWNPRDAIAEVRSRGEGFVWIGLHEPDAEQIEDIAEVFGLHPLAVEDAVHAHQRPKIERFDDMLFSVFKTMRYVAHASPTTANEIVESGELMCFVGRDFVVTVRHGQHSGLRRVRRMLEEDPEHLALGPAVVLHAVADHIVDAYLDVSAAVEGDIDTIEAEVFAPYSDFSADQIYLMKREVLELRRAVAPLVNPLRRLTEGYSPLVPTEVRSYFRDVDDHLATVAERVSQFDELLTTLVDAVLAKITLRQNNDMRKITAYAALLAVPTMFAGIYGMNFDYMPELHWSFGYPLVVLVILGICGWLFRTFRRNRWL; encoded by the coding sequence ATGCCCGCCCTCCCCTCGCTGCGCACGGCCGCCCGCGTGCGCCGTCCCCGCGCCCTCGACACCGGTGTCGGCGTCCCGCACGTGCCCATGTCCGCCTTCGTCGTCGACTGCGCCATCTACGTGGACGGCCGCCGGGTCGAGGGCCGGTGGAACCCGCGCGACGCGATCGCCGAGGTCCGCAGCCGCGGTGAGGGCTTCGTCTGGATCGGCCTGCACGAGCCCGACGCCGAGCAGATCGAGGACATCGCCGAGGTCTTCGGGCTGCACCCGCTCGCCGTCGAGGACGCGGTGCACGCCCACCAGCGCCCGAAGATCGAGCGCTTCGACGACATGCTGTTCTCGGTGTTCAAGACGATGCGCTACGTCGCGCACGCCTCGCCGACCACCGCCAACGAGATCGTCGAGTCCGGCGAGCTGATGTGCTTCGTGGGGCGCGACTTCGTGGTGACCGTCCGCCACGGGCAGCACTCCGGGCTGCGCCGCGTGCGCCGGATGCTCGAGGAGGACCCGGAGCACCTGGCCCTCGGGCCCGCCGTCGTGCTGCACGCGGTGGCCGACCACATCGTCGACGCCTACCTCGACGTCTCCGCCGCGGTCGAGGGCGACATCGACACCATCGAGGCCGAGGTGTTCGCGCCCTACTCCGACTTCTCGGCCGACCAGATCTACCTGATGAAGCGCGAGGTCCTCGAGCTCCGTCGGGCCGTCGCGCCGCTGGTCAACCCGCTGCGGCGGCTCACCGAGGGCTACTCGCCGCTGGTGCCGACCGAGGTGCGCAGCTACTTCCGCGACGTCGACGACCACCTCGCCACCGTCGCGGAGCGGGTCTCCCAGTTCGACGAACTGCTGACCACGCTCGTCGACGCGGTCCTCGCGAAGATCACGCTGCGCCAGAACAACGACATGCGCAAGATCACCGCCTACGCCGCGCTGCTCGCGGTGCCGACGATGTTCGCCGGCATCTACGGCATGAACTTCGACTACATGCCCGAACTGCACTGGAGCTTCGGCTATCCGCTCGTGGTCCTCGTGATCCTCGGGATCTGCGGATGGCTCTTCCGCACCTTCCGTCGGAACCGGTGGTTGTAG
- a CDS encoding MaoC/PaaZ C-terminal domain-containing protein: protein MQFGRYFEEFEVGATYKHWPGKTVTEYDDHLFCLITMNHHPLHLDNHYASGTQQGRNVVVGNYVYSLLLGMSVADVSGKAIANLEVESLRHVKPVFHGDTIYGESTVLDKKESSSKNDRGVVGVETIGYNQDGVVVCIYRRKVMVPKRPVADTPEEQFALEQPGRPVPQER, encoded by the coding sequence GTGCAGTTCGGTCGGTACTTCGAGGAGTTCGAGGTCGGGGCGACGTACAAGCACTGGCCCGGCAAGACGGTCACCGAGTACGACGACCACCTCTTCTGCCTCATCACGATGAACCACCACCCGTTGCACCTGGACAACCACTACGCGTCCGGGACCCAGCAGGGCCGCAACGTCGTCGTCGGCAACTACGTGTACTCGTTGCTGCTCGGCATGTCGGTCGCCGACGTCTCGGGCAAGGCGATCGCCAACCTCGAGGTCGAGTCGCTGCGCCACGTGAAGCCGGTGTTCCACGGCGACACCATCTACGGCGAGTCGACGGTGCTGGACAAGAAGGAGTCGTCGTCGAAGAACGACCGCGGCGTCGTCGGAGTCGAGACGATCGGCTACAACCAGGACGGCGTGGTCGTCTGCATCTACCGGCGCAAGGTCATGGTGCCGAAGCGGCCGGTGGCCGACACCCCGGAGGAGCAGTTCGCCCTGGAGCAGCCGGGCCGCCCGGTGCCGCAGGAGCGCTGA
- a CDS encoding PH domain-containing protein: MLAPRDIDEYVLPTERRVIRFRRHWFVIVNEVVQAAVLVIILMIAAAVLPEGPVLSNMLWYGALLVLIKASYKISEWWVEKVVMTDKRVMLAEGVFTQKVGMMPLGKVTDLTFERTFMGRILGYGTLVIESAGQIQALSRISYMPDPDEFYEAISELVFGEKRQTPSRP; encoded by the coding sequence GTGCTGGCACCGCGGGACATCGACGAGTACGTCCTGCCGACCGAACGGCGGGTCATCCGCTTCCGGCGGCACTGGTTCGTGATCGTCAACGAGGTCGTCCAGGCGGCCGTGCTGGTGATCATCCTGATGATCGCCGCCGCGGTGCTGCCCGAGGGCCCCGTGCTGTCGAACATGCTCTGGTACGGCGCCCTGCTCGTGCTGATCAAGGCGTCCTACAAGATCAGCGAGTGGTGGGTCGAGAAGGTCGTCATGACCGACAAGCGCGTGATGCTCGCCGAGGGCGTCTTCACGCAGAAGGTCGGCATGATGCCGCTCGGGAAGGTCACCGACCTCACCTTCGAGCGCACCTTCATGGGCCGCATCCTCGGCTACGGCACGCTGGTGATCGAGTCGGCCGGACAGATCCAGGCGCTGAGCCGGATCAGCTACATGCCGGATCCCGACGAGTTCTACGAGGCGATCTCGGAGCTGGTGTTCGGGGAGAAGCGCCAGACCCCGTCCCGGCCCTGA
- a CDS encoding PHP domain-containing protein translates to MIDLHLHSNASDGSDDPADVVRLAAAAGVTTLALTDHDTTAGWAAAADAVPSGVRLVRGAEFSTEAPDGRGGRVPAHLLGYLFDPDHPAVLADQERLRGERLRRIRVMTGRLRAAGYDIDPEAIADRTGAPLGRPHVGQALLDLGVVGSVGEAFRTFLAKDGPYYEPKADTPIDEAIATIRAAGGVPVWAHPWARTRGDVIEESVIADLAGRGLAGIEVDHPDHTPADRERLRGLAGELGLVVTGSSDYHGTRKEIPIAAATTAPDQLEALLDGATGAGVITGGT, encoded by the coding sequence ATGATCGACCTCCACCTCCACTCGAACGCCTCCGACGGGTCCGACGACCCGGCCGACGTCGTCCGGCTCGCCGCCGCGGCGGGCGTGACGACGCTCGCGCTCACCGACCACGACACGACGGCCGGCTGGGCCGCGGCGGCGGACGCCGTGCCCTCGGGGGTGCGCCTGGTGCGGGGCGCGGAGTTCTCCACCGAGGCTCCCGACGGCAGGGGTGGCCGGGTCCCGGCCCACCTGCTCGGCTACCTGTTCGACCCCGACCATCCCGCCGTCCTGGCCGACCAGGAGCGCCTGCGGGGCGAGCGGCTGCGCCGGATCCGGGTGATGACCGGTCGGCTGCGCGCCGCGGGGTACGACATCGACCCGGAGGCCATCGCGGACCGCACCGGGGCACCCCTCGGCCGCCCCCACGTGGGGCAGGCGCTGCTCGACCTCGGCGTCGTCGGCTCGGTCGGCGAGGCGTTCCGCACCTTCCTCGCGAAGGACGGGCCGTACTACGAGCCGAAGGCCGACACCCCGATCGACGAGGCGATCGCGACGATCCGCGCCGCCGGCGGCGTGCCGGTGTGGGCGCACCCGTGGGCCCGCACCCGGGGCGATGTGATCGAGGAGTCGGTCATCGCCGACCTCGCGGGGCGCGGACTCGCCGGCATCGAGGTCGATCACCCCGACCACACGCCGGCCGACCGGGAACGCCTCCGCGGCCTCGCGGGCGAGCTCGGCCTCGTCGTCACCGGATCGAGCGATTACCACGGCACGCGCAAGGAGATCCCGATCGCGGCGGCGACCACCGCCCCCGATCAGCTCGAGGCCCTGCTCGACGGGGCCACCGGCGCGGGAGTGATCACCGGCGGCACCTAG